Proteins encoded by one window of Arachis ipaensis cultivar K30076 chromosome B04, Araip1.1, whole genome shotgun sequence:
- the LOC107639016 gene encoding ABA-responsive protein ABR17 produces the protein MGVHTFEEESTSPVPPAKLFKATVIDGDELTTKLIPAIQNIEIVEGSGGPGTVKKVTAVEDGKTSYVLHKIDAIDEATYTYDYTISGGTGFQEILEKVSFKTKLEAADGGSKIKVSVTFHTKGDAPLPDEVHQDVKKKSQGIFKAIEGYVLSN, from the exons ATGGGTGTTCACACTTTTGAAGAGGAGTCAACCTCACCGGTGCCTCCAGCAAAACTATTCAAAGCCACCGTGATAGACGGCGATGAACTCACCACAAAGCTGATTCCTGCAATCCAGAATATTGAAATCGTTGAAGGAAGCGGAGGCCCTGGAACTGTCAAGAAGGTTACCGCTGTTGAAG ATGGGAAAACTAGTTATGTGCTACACAAGATTGATGCAATTGATGAGGCTACCTATACATATGACTACACAATATCCGGAGGAACAGGGTTCCAAGAGATCTTAGAGAAAGTTTCATTCAAGACAAAGCTCGAGGCTGCTGATGGTGGATCCAAAATCAAGGTCTCTGTTACATTCCACACCAAGGGTGATGCTCCTCTCCCTGATGAAGTTCATCAAGATGTCAAGAAAAAGAGCCAAGGAATCTTCAAGGCTATTGAGGGTTATGTTTTGTCCAACTAG
- the LOC107639017 gene encoding melanoma-associated antigen D1, producing MADPANDFSQFGISVMEKDKLVGEVVRFMLFKTHQNSGCPVKREELTQLVTKTYHQRNLPAYVINEAKNKLSSIFGYEMRELQRILPSSKSNARFSQSNVADSKSYILVSQLEPQVYEKYVVDVNAAHLSGFTFVIISIVYLAGGKITEEVLWSQMRRMGLSEDEGKHPVLGNIKQTLELLVLQRYLQKDKVNGPEGTTIYYELAERALDEPINKKIKEYVAQIVKKDNIS from the exons ATGGCAGATCCCGCCAATGACTTCTCTCAATTCGGCATTTCCGTCATG GAAAAGGACAAGCTTGTAGGAGAAGTAGTGCGGTTCATGCTTTTCAAAACTCATCAGAACTCTGGTTGCCCTGTTAAGAGGGAAGAACTCACTCAACTCGTGACCAAGACCTACCATCAGCGTAACCTTCCAGCTTACGTCATCAATGAGGCCAAAAACAAGCTTTCTTCTATCTTTGGCTATGAAATGAGGGAGCTTCAGAGAATCCTCCCTTCCTCCAAGTCCAATGCACGcttctcccaatcaa ATGTTGCGGATTCAAAATCATATATTCTTGTTAGTCAACTTGAGCCTCAAGTATATGAAAAATATGTTGTAGATGTGAATGCTGCACATCTTTCTGGTTTCACTTTTGTCATAATTAGTATTGTTTATCTTGCTGGTGGAAAAATTACAGAAG AAGTTTTATGGAGCCAAATGAGAAGGATGGGTTTGAGTGAAGACGAAGGAAAACATCCTGTACTTGGAAACATTAAGCAAACATTGGAACTGCTTGTTCTGCAAAG GTATTTACAGAAGGACAAAGTGAATGGTCCTGAAGGCACTACTATTTATTACGAGCTTGCTGAGAGAGCTTTGGATGAACCAATTAACAAGAAGATCAAGGAATATGTAGCTCAG ATAGTCAAGAAGGACAATATTTCATAG
- the LOC107637623 gene encoding major allergen Pru ar 1, giving the protein MDPLTISDEVTGSVEAKRMFKALIIDAQNLIPKLMPQAIKNIQLVQGDGGPGSIQELTIVQGSETKHLKHRIDAIDKENLTYSYSVIEGDKAESVSHDIKFEPTPEGGCKSKSVSKFYPKQGVEIKEEDIKASKEESLAVFKVVEAYLVANPEAYA; this is encoded by the exons ATGGATCCTCTGACAATTAGTGATGAGGTGACTGGCAGTGTGGAAGCAAAGAGAATGTTCAAGGCTTtgatcattgatgctcagaatcTCATTCCCAAGCTCATGCCTCAGGCTATTAAGAACATTCAACTTGTTCAGGGCGATGGTGGTCCAGGATCTATTCAGGAGTTAACCATTGTTCAAG GTTCTGAAACCAAACACTTGAAGCATAGAATTGATGCAATAGACAAAGAGAATCTCACATACAGCTATAGTGTGATTGAGGGGGACAAGGCTGAATCAGTGTCACATGACATAAAATTTGAGCCTACTCCTGAAGGTGGTTGCAAGTCCAAGAGTGTGAGCAAGTTTTATCCCAAACAAGGTGTTGAGATCAAAGAGGAAGATATCAAGGCTTCTAAAGAGGAATCTTTGGCTGTCTTTAAGGTTGTTGAAGCCTATCTTGTTGCTAACCCCGAGGCATATGCTTGA
- the LOC107639018 gene encoding nodulin-13-like, giving the protein MGIFTSESKQCSPVGAAKLFKAIVLDYSNVWPKALPGFIQSAETIEGDGGSGSIKKLTLVEGYVKHKVDALDAENFVYHYSIIEGTVLPENLEKISNEYKLVPSADGGCIIKSINKYYTKGDEQLTEEFLNVGKEKSAAFTKAVEAYLLANPDYK; this is encoded by the exons atGGGAATTTTCACCTCCGAAAGTAAGCAATGTTCTCCAGTAGGGGCTGCAAAACTATTCAAAGCCATAGTCTTGGACTATAGCAATGTGTGGCCGAAAGCTCTACCAGGTTTCATTCAGAGTGCTGAAACCATTGAAGGTGATGGAGGCTCTGGATCCATCAAGAAGCTCACTCTTGTTGAGG GGTATGTGAAGCACAAGGTAGATGCACTTGATGCAGAGAACTTTGTGTACCACTACAGCATAATTGAAGGGACAGTGTTGCCAGAGAACTTGGAGAAGATCTCAAATGAGTACAAATTGGTGCCAAGTGCTGATGGAGGATGCATTATTAAGTCCATAAACAAATATTATACCAAAGGCGATGAACAATTGACTGAGGAGTTTCTCAATGTTGGAAAGGAAAAATCTGCTGCCTTCACCAAGGCTGTTGAGGCTTATCTCTTGGCTAATCCTGACtacaaataa